In Microbacterium foliorum, the following proteins share a genomic window:
- a CDS encoding STAS domain-containing protein has product MDLRTDIRDGFAVIALSGRLTATGAPLLRKAVNDLVAGGDSRIVIDMTELQFVDSSGLGALVGGLKSARVAGGDLRIAAVPEAVRTVLHLTNLDRVLLDHPTPETAFDGR; this is encoded by the coding sequence ATGGATCTCAGAACTGACATCAGAGACGGCTTCGCCGTGATCGCCCTGTCCGGCCGCCTCACGGCGACGGGAGCACCACTGCTGCGCAAGGCGGTCAACGACCTCGTCGCCGGTGGCGACTCGCGGATCGTCATCGACATGACCGAACTGCAGTTCGTCGACTCGTCGGGGCTCGGCGCTCTCGTCGGCGGGCTGAAGAGCGCCAGGGTCGCGGGGGGCGATCTGCGTATCGCCGCGGTGCCGGAGGCCGTCCGGACGGTGCTGCACCTGACCAACCTCGACCGCGTCCTGCTCGACCACCCCACGCCCGAGACGGCGTTCGATGGGCGCTGA
- a CDS encoding endo-beta-N-acetylglucosaminidase H, whose product MSQNVRNHRLRKGIAGLGVLAVAAAGILTGSLGAAAETAEPADPKLAVYVEVNSNDLANVADYTLAESGEAAIDMAMIFAANINYDGEKAYLHFNERVTETLDNAETQIRPVQENGTKVLLSVLGNHQGAGFANFTSYAQADAFAAQLADAVTTYGLDGIDFDDEWTNYGANGTPQPNAESFGWLATALRDRLGPDKIISLYAIGPSYTTTDFTLFDAASVLDYAWNPYYPTYDAPTVPGLDDRTRLGAAAIDLSQTSAATATDFANRTVADGYGVYVAYNLTAADQSAYLSGITEALKGEATEYRAAPRDTTPPTVTIKEGSKFTKSKTDGAYQRVSFKLYDEGKIDRLYVNGVLKDLTDDAWSDLNFVKPGAFGAVVGANTLQVVDVAGNTTEVAFVLSK is encoded by the coding sequence ATGAGTCAGAACGTCAGGAATCACCGATTGCGAAAGGGCATCGCCGGGCTGGGAGTGCTCGCGGTCGCTGCTGCAGGCATTCTCACCGGTTCGCTGGGGGCTGCTGCCGAGACCGCAGAGCCCGCAGACCCGAAGCTCGCCGTCTATGTCGAGGTGAACTCGAACGATTTAGCCAATGTCGCCGACTACACGCTCGCCGAGTCCGGCGAAGCCGCGATCGACATGGCCATGATCTTCGCCGCCAACATCAACTACGACGGCGAGAAGGCGTATCTGCACTTCAATGAGCGCGTCACCGAGACGCTCGACAATGCCGAGACGCAGATCCGCCCCGTGCAGGAGAACGGCACGAAGGTGCTGCTCTCGGTGCTCGGCAACCACCAGGGCGCCGGCTTCGCGAACTTCACCTCGTATGCGCAGGCCGATGCGTTCGCCGCCCAGCTCGCCGACGCAGTGACCACCTACGGTCTCGACGGCATCGACTTCGATGACGAGTGGACGAACTACGGCGCGAACGGCACACCTCAGCCCAACGCGGAGTCGTTCGGATGGCTGGCCACGGCGCTGCGCGATCGTCTCGGCCCCGACAAGATCATCAGCCTCTACGCGATCGGCCCGAGCTACACGACGACCGACTTCACGCTGTTCGACGCTGCGAGCGTGCTCGACTACGCCTGGAACCCCTACTACCCGACGTACGACGCACCCACTGTTCCGGGGCTCGACGATCGCACTCGGCTCGGAGCTGCGGCGATCGACCTCTCCCAGACGAGCGCCGCGACGGCCACCGACTTCGCGAACCGCACCGTCGCAGACGGCTATGGCGTCTACGTCGCCTACAACCTCACCGCGGCCGACCAGTCGGCGTATCTCTCGGGCATCACCGAGGCGCTCAAGGGGGAGGCGACGGAGTACCGGGCGGCGCCGCGCGACACGACGCCCCCGACCGTCACGATCAAGGAAGGGTCGAAGTTCACGAAGAGCAAGACCGACGGGGCCTACCAGCGCGTGAGCTTCAAGCTGTACGACGAGGGCAAGATCGACAGGCTCTACGTCAACGGCGTGCTCAAGGACCTCACCGACGACGCGTGGAGCGACCTGAACTTCGTGAAGCCGGGCGCCTTCGGCGCGGTCGTGGGTGCGAACACGCTGCAGGTCGTCGACGTCGCCGGGAACACCACCGAGGTGGCGTTCGTCCTGTCGAAGTGA
- a CDS encoding DoxX family protein: MTNTTAPSAAASLGLLVLRVVVGAVFAAHGAQKIFEHTIPGTIGSFAGMGVPMPEIAAPFVAFVELIGGILLVLGLFTRLAGILLAIDMVVALVLVHLAAGLWVGEGGYEFVAVLGAAALALALTGAGRFSIDGAFLRGRVPAWLS, translated from the coding sequence ATGACGAACACCACCGCCCCCTCTGCCGCCGCCTCGCTGGGACTGCTCGTCCTGCGCGTCGTGGTCGGCGCCGTATTCGCCGCTCACGGAGCGCAGAAGATCTTCGAACACACGATCCCCGGCACCATCGGCAGCTTCGCGGGAATGGGGGTGCCCATGCCTGAGATCGCCGCTCCCTTCGTCGCCTTCGTCGAGCTGATCGGCGGCATCCTGCTGGTGCTCGGCCTCTTCACCCGCCTCGCCGGCATCCTGCTCGCGATCGACATGGTGGTGGCACTGGTGCTCGTGCACCTCGCTGCGGGGCTCTGGGTGGGTGAGGGCGGATACGAGTTCGTCGCCGTGCTCGGTGCGGCCGCGCTGGCTCTCGCGCTCACCGGCGCCGGGCGGTTCTCGATCGACGGCGCCTTCCTGCGCGGCCGGGTTCCCGCCTGGCTCAGCTGA
- a CDS encoding glycosyltransferase family 2 protein, producing MTARFAAIRIIAVLSVLLGVNYVAWRWMESVNWSAWWIAVPLVIAETYSLIDTFFFCLTMWRAKERPAPVSPPQGTVDVFIATYNEPIELVMTTARAARGIAYPHTTWILDDGARPELEQAAREADIGYLTRSDDWTGKPRHAKAGNLNSALFETDGEFLLILDADQIPDPLILHRTLGYFADDPEVAVVQTPQWFINVDEADPLGSQAPLFYGPIQQGKDGWNAAFFCGSNAVLRRDALMQLGIIGYVREVTDTAARALRTSETLIEKEMRSASDPELRRELFALHVAIGRSRRDLAAGAPVREVADAVLAAVHNASVILVAKDLAGIRSDLAELGSLPIAHDAQLDAIVVDEVGLTALADSDLSPITALDAVRALLDALRLDRSDEAQPILPLATISVTEDMATAMQLHSLGWRSVYHHEILAKGLAPEDLRTMLTQRLRWAQGTLQVMLRDNPLAKRGLSIGQRLMYFATMWSYLSGFAAVVYLTAPVVYLVFGVLPVTAWSVDFFVRFLPYFLVNQVLFLVVAKGLRTWRGQQYSLALFPVWIRACWTAFANVVFHRPLTFAVTRKDGRDPRGVPWREIWPQLTAMVVLGIALVIGVTKVIIGTGDGTGTLVNTVWVLYDLVVLSVIIQAARYRGPARTLEEENHGSQN from the coding sequence ATGACAGCTCGCTTCGCGGCCATCCGGATCATCGCCGTCCTCTCGGTGCTGCTGGGAGTGAACTACGTCGCTTGGCGGTGGATGGAATCGGTCAACTGGTCGGCGTGGTGGATCGCCGTGCCCCTCGTGATCGCCGAGACCTACAGCCTGATCGACACCTTCTTCTTCTGCCTGACGATGTGGCGGGCCAAGGAGCGCCCGGCACCCGTCTCCCCGCCCCAGGGCACGGTCGACGTGTTCATCGCGACCTACAACGAGCCGATCGAACTCGTGATGACCACGGCACGCGCCGCTCGAGGGATCGCGTACCCTCACACGACCTGGATCCTCGACGACGGAGCCCGCCCCGAGCTCGAGCAGGCTGCTCGTGAGGCCGACATCGGCTACCTCACCCGCTCGGACGACTGGACCGGCAAGCCGCGCCACGCGAAGGCCGGCAACCTCAACAGCGCGCTGTTCGAGACCGACGGGGAGTTCCTCCTCATCCTCGACGCCGACCAGATCCCCGACCCGCTGATCCTGCACCGCACCCTGGGATACTTCGCCGACGACCCCGAGGTCGCCGTGGTGCAGACGCCGCAGTGGTTCATCAACGTCGACGAGGCCGACCCTCTCGGCAGCCAGGCACCGCTGTTCTACGGCCCCATCCAACAGGGCAAGGACGGATGGAACGCGGCGTTCTTCTGCGGGTCCAACGCCGTGCTGCGTCGCGACGCACTGATGCAGTTGGGCATCATCGGCTATGTGCGCGAGGTGACCGACACCGCAGCGCGCGCGCTGCGCACCTCCGAGACCCTGATCGAGAAGGAGATGCGCTCGGCATCCGATCCGGAGCTCCGCCGCGAGCTCTTCGCCCTGCACGTGGCGATCGGCCGGAGCCGTCGCGATCTCGCCGCCGGCGCCCCCGTCAGGGAGGTCGCGGATGCCGTACTGGCTGCGGTGCACAACGCCTCGGTGATCCTCGTCGCCAAGGACCTCGCCGGCATCCGATCCGATCTCGCAGAGCTGGGATCGCTTCCGATCGCTCACGACGCGCAGCTCGATGCGATCGTCGTCGACGAGGTGGGCCTCACCGCGCTCGCCGACTCCGATCTCTCCCCCATCACCGCACTGGATGCCGTCAGGGCGCTGCTCGACGCACTCCGGCTCGATCGAAGCGATGAGGCGCAGCCGATCCTGCCCCTCGCCACGATCTCGGTGACGGAGGACATGGCCACGGCGATGCAGCTGCACTCGCTGGGCTGGCGCAGCGTCTACCACCACGAGATCCTGGCCAAGGGGCTCGCCCCCGAGGATCTTCGTACGATGCTGACGCAGCGGCTGCGCTGGGCGCAGGGCACCCTGCAGGTCATGCTGCGCGACAACCCGCTCGCGAAGCGCGGGCTGTCGATCGGCCAGCGGCTGATGTACTTCGCCACGATGTGGAGCTATCTGTCCGGGTTCGCCGCCGTGGTCTACCTCACGGCGCCCGTCGTCTACCTCGTCTTCGGCGTGCTGCCCGTGACCGCCTGGTCGGTGGACTTCTTCGTGAGATTCCTCCCCTACTTCCTGGTCAACCAGGTGCTGTTCCTCGTGGTCGCCAAGGGGTTGAGAACCTGGCGCGGGCAGCAGTACTCGCTCGCGCTCTTCCCGGTCTGGATCCGCGCCTGCTGGACCGCGTTCGCCAACGTCGTGTTCCACCGCCCCCTCACGTTCGCCGTGACACGCAAGGACGGGCGGGATCCCCGTGGAGTGCCGTGGCGCGAGATCTGGCCGCAGCTGACCGCGATGGTCGTGCTCGGCATCGCCCTCGTGATCGGCGTGACCAAGGTCATCATCGGCACCGGCGACGGCACGGGAACTCTCGTCAACACGGTGTGGGTGCTGTACGACCTCGTCGTGCTCAGCGTCATCATCCAAGCCGCCCGCTACCGCGGACCGGCCCGAACCCTCGAGGAGGAGAACCATGGATCTCAGAACTGA
- a CDS encoding ATP-binding protein: MGADRRTAHVAGLAGPAFVEHVLDALDALWQSAPHVTPEDRTLFALAVSEVSTNIAAHGEAQAEPDAGITVEVDIEVGTDELVATFVDTADPARIDWDAVAMPGVDSESGRGLALTTAVLDDFEHSVDATGNTWVLRRRLTPSA, from the coding sequence ATGGGCGCTGACCGGCGCACCGCGCACGTCGCGGGCCTTGCCGGCCCCGCCTTCGTCGAGCACGTCCTCGACGCCCTCGACGCGCTGTGGCAGTCTGCCCCGCACGTGACCCCCGAAGATCGCACGCTGTTCGCACTGGCGGTCAGCGAGGTGTCGACGAACATCGCCGCGCACGGCGAGGCACAGGCCGAGCCGGATGCCGGCATCACCGTCGAGGTCGACATCGAGGTGGGCACCGACGAGCTCGTCGCGACCTTCGTCGACACGGCCGATCCGGCGAGGATCGACTGGGATGCGGTGGCGATGCCCGGCGTCGACAGCGAGAGCGGCCGCGGCCTGGCCCTGACGACCGCTGTGCTCGACGACTTCGAGCACAGCGTCGACGCGACCGGCAACACGTGGGTGCTCCGGCGCCGTCTCACTCCTTCCGCCTGA
- a CDS encoding glycoside hydrolase domain-containing protein: MQLIPADGPADPPSSRPRAGVLRGQVFAFSFDPSAGEQRVDVPGLAGIRVTPDTVLHWAFYADGVEATLAPHAALAVTVDVRGADDARLGEIAAVRDRYDFPLTATAQFAARWSLPEQWNADTVSLAPMLADSEPHTSVTVELVLGTASLAAEPNLPSRVSGFVQCVVEQLPTPVVADERPPVERVDTRRGTHSGPRFSRGNTIPAVAVPHGFTFVTPATDASDTRWPYRPSIHDDPPGRRLEALQFAHQPSPWIGDRSVLQVMPFDGRPMSGHAERRRWITPGSERARPHEYSVDLGGLRAEMTATSHAAAFRVHGADPDATVGFVIDQPSDEGRLIWTDADGFEGWTPEGPEDWGNAPRCYFAGVVLRGEGDGSSGTRGALDDDGRIRVAGYVGGRGSLEVRVAVSFLSVEQARRSLALEAPAEVTYEELRAASAESWNRVLGRVTIPPLPVAEAPYRRLAFEEHLGRIAAALHRMHLYPNTAAENAGTADAPLHRFADVFAARQPFGERATSAPIVDGELVVNNGYWDTYRTEWPALALLDPALTGRLLDGQIEQYRRGGWMARWSAPGYVDSMVGTSSDQIFADAARWGVEFDRTEAFESGWRNACEPGPDALRGRKGVARGRFTGFISSDVPEGMSWTIENAVSDAALGRFAAQLVGDAESAHHAARYRSFARYFANRALSYRTLFDADSGFLRGKDAGGDFAPGFDPRIWGGDNVETNAWGMSVGAVHDGAGLAALHGGRDAFGQHLDALFAEPETADERFGGAYGTVIHEQREARALRSGMCAISNQPAHHIPFMYAFSERPWRTAAIVNELAGRLFAGAHIGQGFPGDEDNGEMSAWWLWAALGLYPLELASGVLRIGSPLFDDIRVDRADGSSLRIRSHRSGPAAHVLQSARLDRVALARAELPIDEIVGDAELELIFGTASSDALEPGERAPADVASWCRDLTTDAADVIASASVVDAGRLFDDGDPSGSTGVALAAGEWAGCRFAEPRAVSDLTVTMVAAAPSSCLQWEVLDEDGNWAAAPTTHDAGLPADRTTPFELVSRVVTPAIRVRAEAGVTIRQIEVFDLG, encoded by the coding sequence GTGCAGCTCATCCCCGCCGACGGTCCGGCAGATCCTCCGTCGTCCCGCCCTCGCGCGGGCGTGCTCCGCGGCCAGGTCTTCGCCTTCTCCTTCGACCCCTCGGCGGGCGAGCAGCGAGTCGACGTGCCTGGACTCGCCGGCATCCGCGTCACTCCCGACACCGTGCTGCACTGGGCGTTCTACGCCGACGGCGTCGAGGCGACCCTCGCCCCACACGCGGCGCTCGCGGTGACGGTCGATGTGCGCGGCGCCGACGATGCGAGGCTCGGCGAGATCGCCGCTGTGCGCGACCGCTATGACTTCCCTCTCACCGCAACGGCGCAGTTCGCGGCGCGCTGGAGCCTGCCCGAGCAGTGGAACGCCGACACCGTGTCGTTGGCGCCGATGCTCGCGGATTCGGAGCCGCACACCTCGGTCACCGTCGAGCTCGTCCTCGGCACCGCCTCGCTGGCCGCCGAGCCGAACCTGCCGTCGCGCGTCAGCGGCTTCGTGCAGTGCGTCGTGGAGCAGTTGCCGACGCCTGTCGTTGCGGACGAGCGTCCTCCGGTCGAACGCGTGGACACCCGTCGAGGCACTCACTCAGGGCCGCGTTTCTCGCGCGGCAACACGATCCCCGCGGTCGCCGTGCCGCACGGCTTCACGTTCGTCACTCCGGCCACCGATGCCTCAGACACCCGCTGGCCGTACCGACCCAGCATCCATGACGACCCGCCAGGGCGGCGCCTCGAAGCACTGCAGTTCGCTCATCAGCCGAGCCCGTGGATCGGCGACCGCTCGGTGCTCCAGGTCATGCCGTTCGACGGGCGTCCGATGTCTGGCCATGCCGAGCGTCGACGCTGGATCACCCCCGGGTCCGAGCGCGCCCGCCCGCACGAGTACTCGGTCGACCTCGGTGGACTGCGCGCAGAGATGACCGCGACCTCGCACGCCGCCGCCTTCCGGGTGCACGGCGCCGACCCCGACGCCACCGTCGGATTCGTGATCGATCAGCCGAGCGACGAGGGCCGACTCATCTGGACGGATGCCGACGGCTTCGAGGGCTGGACGCCCGAGGGCCCCGAGGACTGGGGCAACGCTCCGCGCTGCTACTTCGCCGGCGTCGTGCTGCGGGGCGAGGGTGACGGATCCTCGGGCACGCGCGGCGCGCTCGACGACGACGGACGGATCCGCGTCGCCGGCTACGTCGGCGGACGCGGCTCGCTCGAGGTGCGGGTGGCGGTCTCGTTCCTGTCGGTCGAGCAGGCCAGGCGCAGCCTCGCGCTCGAAGCACCGGCAGAGGTGACCTACGAGGAGCTGCGCGCGGCATCCGCAGAATCCTGGAACCGCGTGCTGGGGCGCGTGACCATCCCGCCTCTCCCCGTGGCGGAGGCGCCGTATCGCCGACTCGCGTTCGAGGAGCACCTGGGTCGGATCGCCGCTGCCCTGCACCGGATGCATCTCTATCCGAACACCGCCGCCGAGAACGCGGGAACCGCCGATGCGCCGCTCCACCGGTTCGCCGACGTCTTCGCGGCGCGACAGCCGTTCGGCGAACGCGCGACCAGCGCCCCGATCGTCGATGGCGAGCTCGTGGTGAACAACGGATACTGGGACACCTACCGCACCGAATGGCCGGCGCTCGCACTGCTCGATCCGGCGCTCACGGGCAGGCTGCTCGACGGACAGATCGAGCAGTATCGCCGCGGAGGCTGGATGGCGCGGTGGAGTGCTCCGGGCTACGTCGACAGCATGGTGGGAACGTCGAGCGACCAGATCTTCGCCGACGCCGCCCGGTGGGGCGTGGAGTTCGACCGCACGGAGGCGTTCGAGAGCGGCTGGCGCAATGCCTGCGAACCGGGACCCGACGCGCTGCGCGGACGCAAGGGCGTCGCTCGCGGGCGATTCACCGGATTCATCTCGTCCGACGTGCCCGAGGGCATGAGCTGGACCATCGAGAACGCCGTGAGCGATGCCGCACTCGGCCGGTTCGCCGCGCAGCTGGTCGGTGACGCGGAATCAGCGCACCACGCCGCGCGCTACCGCTCCTTCGCTCGCTACTTCGCGAATCGGGCGCTGTCGTACCGCACGCTGTTCGATGCAGACTCCGGCTTCCTCCGCGGCAAGGATGCCGGCGGAGACTTCGCCCCTGGCTTCGATCCGCGCATCTGGGGCGGCGACAACGTCGAGACGAACGCGTGGGGCATGTCGGTCGGCGCCGTGCACGACGGAGCAGGACTCGCGGCGCTGCATGGTGGCCGCGACGCCTTCGGTCAGCATCTCGACGCACTCTTCGCGGAGCCCGAGACCGCCGACGAGCGATTCGGCGGGGCATACGGCACGGTGATCCACGAGCAGCGCGAGGCGCGGGCGCTGCGGTCGGGAATGTGCGCGATCTCGAATCAGCCCGCCCACCACATCCCATTCATGTACGCGTTCAGCGAGCGGCCATGGCGCACGGCAGCGATCGTCAACGAGCTGGCCGGCCGTCTCTTCGCGGGCGCGCACATCGGTCAGGGCTTCCCCGGCGACGAGGACAACGGCGAGATGAGCGCCTGGTGGCTGTGGGCGGCCCTCGGGCTCTACCCGCTCGAGCTCGCATCGGGAGTGCTGCGGATCGGGTCTCCCCTCTTCGACGACATCCGCGTGGACCGCGCGGACGGCTCCTCGCTGCGCATCCGCTCTCACCGCAGCGGACCGGCCGCCCACGTGCTGCAGAGCGCTCGCCTCGACAGGGTCGCTCTCGCACGCGCCGAGCTGCCGATCGATGAGATCGTCGGCGACGCCGAGCTGGAGCTGATCTTCGGCACCGCCTCTTCGGATGCCCTGGAGCCGGGCGAACGCGCACCGGCAGACGTCGCCTCATGGTGCCGCGATCTGACGACCGACGCAGCGGACGTGATCGCGTCAGCATCCGTCGTCGATGCCGGGCGCCTCTTCGATGACGGAGATCCGAGTGGTTCGACCGGCGTCGCCCTCGCTGCCGGAGAGTGGGCCGGATGCCGCTTCGCCGAACCTCGCGCCGTCAGCGACCTCACCGTGACGATGGTGGCCGCGGCCCCGTCGTCGTGCCTGCAGTGGGAGGTCCTCGACGAGGACGGGAACTGGGCCGCGGCACCGACCACGCACGACGCAGGGCTTCCGGCCGACCGCACCACCCCGTTCGAGCTGGTGTCACGGGTCGTGACCCCGGCGATCCGCGTGCGAGCGGAGGCCGGGGTCACGATCCGTCAGATCGAGGTCTTCGACCTCGGGTGA
- a CDS encoding PP2C family protein-serine/threonine phosphatase codes for MFDELRRQQALEELGILDTPRDERVDRVARLAKQMFGVPMVSVSLLDGDRQWRKSEIGLGGDEAPRQDSFCDYTVGQDRTVVIEDASATETFATNPFVIGDPHLRFYAGHPLHAPGGEPVGTLCVLDTEPHSFSEAQRGLLRDLAFWVQSEIASDVELDQATLIQSALRPQSIPTITGYTVAGGGASRGRLAGDFYDLRLHDGALRITLADAMGKGTGPAIVAAGVRASLRTAPDRSIAEAIADADRLLEEDLSETTMFVTAVHAELQPETGDLEVIDAGHSLAFILRGDGSWEHLRSTGLPLGMGAALPDQDARESRHTRLEPGDAFVCCSDGLLDVLDADDPFAHVARVLDTLGPDGAIGEALRLISDDRATDDITVVVVRRDA; via the coding sequence ATGTTCGACGAGCTCAGAAGACAGCAGGCACTCGAGGAACTCGGGATCCTGGACACCCCACGGGATGAACGGGTCGATCGAGTGGCCCGGCTGGCGAAGCAGATGTTCGGCGTGCCGATGGTGAGCGTCTCTCTCCTCGACGGCGATCGCCAGTGGCGCAAGTCCGAGATCGGCCTCGGTGGCGACGAGGCCCCGAGGCAGGATTCGTTCTGCGACTACACGGTCGGCCAGGACCGCACGGTCGTGATCGAGGATGCCAGCGCGACCGAGACGTTCGCCACGAACCCGTTCGTGATCGGCGATCCGCACCTCCGGTTCTATGCCGGCCATCCGCTCCATGCACCCGGCGGAGAGCCTGTCGGCACCCTATGCGTGCTCGACACGGAACCCCACTCGTTCTCGGAGGCGCAGCGCGGCCTGCTCCGCGACCTCGCCTTCTGGGTGCAGAGCGAGATCGCCTCCGACGTCGAACTCGATCAGGCCACCCTGATCCAGAGCGCACTGAGACCGCAGTCGATCCCCACGATCACCGGATACACGGTCGCGGGTGGCGGTGCCTCGCGCGGCCGCCTGGCGGGAGACTTCTACGATCTGCGTCTGCATGACGGGGCTCTGCGGATCACCCTCGCCGATGCGATGGGCAAGGGCACGGGCCCGGCCATCGTCGCGGCCGGGGTGCGTGCATCGCTGCGCACGGCTCCCGACCGCAGCATCGCCGAAGCGATCGCCGACGCCGACCGCCTTCTCGAGGAGGACCTCTCGGAGACGACGATGTTCGTCACGGCCGTGCACGCCGAGCTGCAGCCCGAGACCGGCGACCTCGAGGTGATCGACGCCGGTCACAGCCTGGCGTTCATCCTGCGCGGCGACGGCTCGTGGGAGCATCTTCGTTCGACCGGCCTGCCTCTCGGAATGGGCGCCGCACTGCCCGACCAGGACGCTCGCGAGTCGCGGCACACCCGCCTCGAGCCCGGCGACGCGTTCGTCTGCTGCAGCGACGGTCTGCTCGACGTGCTCGACGCCGACGATCCCTTCGCCCACGTCGCCAGGGTGCTCGACACGCTCGGCCCCGACGGAGCGATCGGCGAGGCTCTGCGACTCATCTCGGACGACCGGGCGACCGACGACATCACCGTGGTCGTGGTGAGGCGCGACGCATGA
- a CDS encoding long-chain-fatty-acid--CoA ligase: MSVNPHESRPWLASYADDVPPEIEAPTQTLPEMMSASIATFGRRPALEFFGAVTTYRELGEQILRAAEGLRRLGVHKGDRVALVLPNCPQHVVAFYAALRLGAIVVEHNPLYTARELRHQFEDHGAKVAIVWDKTVDTIADFPSDLRVEHIVSVDLTEAMPASQRLLLRLPIPRARASRAKLTATPKTRRALAWKKLVDHRPLSRRVDGPTLGDTALLQYTSGTTGDPKGAILTHANLRANAMQGRAWVPGLVDGKETFYGVLPLFHAYGMTLCLTFAMSIGAKLVLFPTFDLGLVTKAARTSPPTFLPAVPPIYDQLARAASRGTIDLSTVRFAISGAMSLPVATVQRWEEATGGLLVEGYGMTESSPVALGNPMGRSRRPGTVGVPFPSTEIRVVDPADTDVDMPVGERGELLIRGPQVFQGYWGRSGDTADVLLADGWLRTGDIAEVSTDGFVTIVDRLKELIITGGFNVSPSEVEDALEAHPDVAAAAVVGLPRSSGGEEVAAAVVLRDGATLDSGALRDFCRTRLTPYKVPKRIVAVDELPRSLIGKVLRRQVRDRMLSD; the protein is encoded by the coding sequence ATGTCCGTCAACCCGCACGAATCCCGGCCATGGCTCGCCTCCTATGCAGACGACGTTCCCCCGGAGATCGAGGCTCCGACCCAGACGCTGCCCGAGATGATGTCCGCGAGCATCGCGACGTTCGGCCGTCGACCGGCGCTCGAGTTCTTCGGTGCGGTGACCACCTACCGCGAGCTGGGCGAGCAGATCCTGCGTGCCGCAGAGGGACTCCGGCGTCTCGGGGTGCACAAGGGCGACCGGGTCGCGCTGGTGCTGCCCAACTGCCCGCAGCATGTCGTGGCCTTCTATGCGGCACTCCGTCTCGGTGCCATCGTCGTCGAGCACAATCCGCTCTACACGGCCAGGGAGCTGCGGCATCAGTTCGAGGATCACGGCGCCAAGGTCGCGATCGTGTGGGACAAGACCGTCGATACGATCGCGGACTTCCCCTCCGACCTGCGGGTCGAGCACATCGTGAGCGTCGACCTCACTGAGGCGATGCCCGCATCGCAGCGCCTGCTGCTGCGGCTGCCCATACCCCGGGCGCGGGCGTCGAGGGCCAAGCTGACGGCCACCCCGAAGACGCGTCGCGCGCTGGCGTGGAAGAAGCTGGTCGACCATCGTCCGCTCTCGCGCCGCGTCGACGGCCCCACGCTCGGCGACACCGCACTGCTGCAGTACACGAGCGGAACGACAGGTGATCCCAAGGGTGCGATCCTCACCCACGCGAATCTGCGCGCCAACGCGATGCAGGGCCGGGCGTGGGTGCCCGGGCTCGTCGACGGCAAGGAGACGTTCTACGGCGTGCTGCCGCTGTTCCACGCCTACGGGATGACGCTCTGCCTGACGTTCGCGATGAGCATCGGCGCGAAGCTCGTGCTGTTCCCGACCTTCGATCTCGGCCTCGTCACGAAGGCGGCGCGCACGAGTCCGCCGACCTTCCTCCCCGCCGTGCCGCCGATCTACGACCAGCTCGCGCGCGCCGCGTCACGCGGGACCATCGACCTCTCCACCGTCCGCTTCGCGATCTCGGGTGCGATGAGTCTTCCGGTCGCGACCGTGCAGCGGTGGGAGGAGGCCACGGGAGGTCTGCTCGTCGAGGGCTACGGCATGACCGAGAGCTCACCCGTCGCGCTCGGCAACCCGATGGGCCGCAGCCGCCGCCCCGGCACGGTCGGCGTGCCGTTCCCGAGCACCGAGATCCGCGTCGTCGATCCTGCCGACACCGACGTCGACATGCCGGTGGGCGAGCGGGGCGAGCTGCTGATCCGCGGCCCTCAGGTGTTCCAGGGCTACTGGGGTCGCTCGGGCGACACCGCTGACGTGCTGCTCGCCGACGGCTGGCTGCGCACCGGCGACATCGCCGAGGTCTCGACCGACGGCTTCGTGACGATCGTCGACCGCCTCAAGGAGCTCATCATCACCGGCGGGTTCAACGTCTCGCCCAGCGAGGTCGAGGATGCGCTCGAGGCGCACCCCGACGTGGCCGCGGCTGCAGTCGTGGGCCTGCCCCGGTCGAGCGGAGGCGAGGAGGTCGCCGCCGCCGTCGTTCTGCGTGACGGCGCGACACTCGACTCGGGTGCGCTGCGCGACTTCTGTCGCACTCGGCTGACCCCCTACAAGGTGCCCAAGCGGATCGTCGCCGTCGACGAGCTTCCTCGTTCGCTCATCGGCAAGGTGCTGCGCCGGCAGGTGCGGGATCGGATGCTCTCGGACTGA